The stretch of DNA aggtgacgggcggtcaccagatactgatgatggaggtgacgggcggtcaccagatactgatgatggaggagacgggcggtcaccagatactgatgatggaggagacgggcggtcaccagatactgatgatggaggtgacgggcggtcaccagatactgatgatggaggagacgggcggtcaccagatactgatgatggaggtgacgggcggtcaccagatactgatgatggaggagacgggcggtcaccagatactgatgatggaggtcaccagataatttactgagataatgacttctgggttttcattggctgtaagccataatcatcaacattaacagaaataaacacgtggaatagatcactctgtgtaatgagtatagaatataggagattcactcttTGTATTGAATTGAAATAATTTCacattttgtgagaagcgcctgtattATTGAAGATTCCATGATAGAAAATCTCCTGTGACATTATCACCCGCTACAATCTTTGCAATAGTGGGGGGTTCCTAGGATTACACCTGGGGCTGTTGTGCAGTATTCACCTTCTTTATTTTGGGGTCACCCATGAATGTTGCCCGCCGACCTCACCCCAACCAATAATCCCATTAACAGAGGAATAGAAGGTTACAGTAGCATTCTGCTCTTTTATTCTCTTTACTCCTTTCTGTCACTTGTGCCCCAATATTCAGTACATAGATCATTCAGTTACTTTTACCTTATGTGGTTCTTCCTCTCTAATTCATGGTATACTTATTTAGGTCACGTCATCACGTGGTGTTCTCCCCCCTGAAGGGGATCACCATCTCAGTCAGCAGTGCTTGTATTATGACGATGCGTGGGCTGTGCCAATGACGTCCTGCTATCACAGTGACTGATGATGATTGCACAGCTCCCGTCACACAGTTATAATGGAGATCACAGCTCTTCCTCTGTGACTGCATACTTGTATATTGTTCATATAGGAGAATATAGAGGAGAGATAATCACGGGATCCTCCCAAAAGGCAGAGATGATGCTGCACCGAAATATCAGCGACAGATAGCAGAGCGCAGAGGAGAAAGGAGCAGAGTGAAATCTGAAAATCAAGATAAAGCCTGAAGAGACAAACACAGGTCTGTATGGAAATAAATCCACTACATGAAGAGAAGTGCGGCTCCGATAGGGAATCATGTGGATTATCCGGAGGGCTCCATTACAGCATTGGGGGGACCTTTCTCAGTGACCGCAGACGTCTGATACAATCAGTAAACATTCATAATCTTTAATTTCACACAAGTAATAAAATTGCATTACATCTTCATAAAATAAATGTTCCAGTTTATATACAGAAAACAGACTGTACAGGTTCCCGGACCCTCCACCCCCTCCCGAGTCCCACAACAGACAGGCGAATGCAGTGCTCAGCAAAGCACAACCGGACATCGAAGACTGCAACTTGTTTGGTGTGGTTTGGGGTGGGGAGGACGACATCGTACACAGTCCGTGGGGTGGGGGACCGAGAATTCATCAAATATTGCAGGCAAGCCAACAGACACTCATCACCGCTCTCAGGGAAGGACGTCCACGCTGCGCCGGTGGAGGCCGCGGTTATTGTACCTGGGACTCGAAGCTTCCATTCAGCTGTCCCTCCTCATAGTCCATCTGACACAAGATCATATTGTTCTTAAGAAAAAACTTGTCCCCCACACAAAATCTGCAAGAAGAAGACAGCGGCGGTCAGTTACGAGACGTGAGCCCACCCAAGGTCAGCTTTTTGTGCAAGTGTAAGATGGGTGCACCTGACGCCTGAGCGGAGAAGGGGCCGACAACTGAAGCCTGAGCGGAGAAGGGGCCGACAACTGAAGCCTGAGCGGAGGAGTGGCTGACAACTGACGCCTGAGCGGAGGAGGGGCCGACAACTGACGCCTGAGTGGAAAAGGGGCCGACAACTGAAGCCTGAGCGGAGGAGTGGTCGACAACTGAAGCCTGAGCGGAGAAGGGGCCGACAACTGAAGCCTGAGCGGAGGAGGGGCCGACAACTGATGCCTGAATGGGAAGGGGCCGACCACTTAAACCTGAGCGGAGGAGGGGCCGACAATTGAAGCCTGAGCGGAGAAGGGGCCGACAGCTGATGCCTGAGCGGAGGAGGGGCCGACAGCTGATGCCTGAGCGGAGGAGGGGCCGACAACTGAAGCCTGAGCGGAGGAGGGGCCGACAACTGAAGACTGAGCGGAGGAGGGGCAGACAACTAAAGACTGAGCGGAGGAGGGGCAGACAACTGAAGCCTTGAGCGGAGGAGGGGCCGACAACTGAAGACTGAGCGGAGGAGGGGCCGACAACTGAAGACTGAGCGGAGGAGGGGCAGACAACTGAAGACTGAGCGGAGGAGGGGCTGACAACTGAAGCCTGAGCGGAGGAGGGGCCGACACCTGAAGCCTGAGCGGAGGAGGGGCCGACAACTGACGCCTGAGCGGAGGAAGGTCCGACAACTGAAGCCTGAGCGGAGGAGGGGCAAACAACTCAAGACTGAGCGGAGGAGGGGCCGACAACTGATGCCTGAGCGGAGGAGAGGCAGACAACTGAAGCCTGAGCGGAGGAGGGGCCGACAACTGAAGCCTGAGCGGATAAGGGGCCGACAACTGAAGCCTGAGCGGAGGAGGGGCCGACAGCTGACGCCTGAGCGGAGGAGGGGCCGACAACTGAAGCCTGAGCGGAGAAGGGGCTGACAACTGAAGCCTGAGCGGAGAAGGGGCCGACAATTGAAGCCTGAGCGGAGAAGGGGCCGACAGCTGATGCCTGAGCGGAGGAGTGGTCGACAAATGAAGCCTGAGCGGAGGAGGGGCCCATAACTGACGCCTGAGCGGAGGAGGGGCCGACAGCTGATGCCTGAGCGGAGGAGGGGCCGACAACTGAAGCCTGAGCGGAGGAGGGGCTGACAACTGAAGACTGAGCGGAGGAGGGGCAGACAACTGAAGACTGAGCGGAGGAGGGGCAGACAACTGAAGCCTTGAGCGGAGGAGGGGCTGAAACTGAAGCCTGAGCGGAGGAGGGGCCGACACCTGAAGCCTGAGCGGAGGAGGGGCAAACAACTGAAGACTGAGCGGAGGAGGGGCCGACAACTGATGCCTGAGCGGAGGAAGGTCCGACAACTGAAGCCTGAGCGGAGGAGGGGCAAACAACTGAAGACTGAGCGGAGGAGGGGCCGACAACTGATGCCTGAGCGGAGGAGAGGCCGACAACTGAAGCCTGAGCGGAGGAGGGGCCAACAACTGAAGACTGAGCGGAGGAGGGGCAGACAACTGAAGACTGAGCGGAGGAGGGGCAGACAACTGAAGCCTTGAGCGGAGGAGGGGCTGACAACTGAAGTCTGAGCGGAGGAGGGGCCGACACCTGAAGCCTGAGCGGAGGAGGGGCCGACAACTGACGCCTGAGCGGAGGAAGGTCCGACAACTGAAGCCTGAGCGGAGGAGGGGCAAACAACTGAAGACTGAGCGGAGGAGGGGCCGACAACTGATGCCTGAGCGGAGGAAGGTCCGACAACTGAAGCCTGAGCGGAGGAGGGGCAAACAACTGAAGACTGAGCGGAGGAGGGGCCGACAACTGATGCCTGAGCGGAGGAGAGGCCGACAACTGAAGCCTGAGCGGAGGAGGGGCCGACAATTGAAGACTGAGCGGAGGAGGGGCAGACAACTGAAGACTGAGCGGAGGAGGGGCAGACAACTGAAGACTGAGCGGAGGAGGGGCAGACAACTGAAGCCTTGAGCGGAGGAGGGGCTGACAACTGAAGTCTGAGCGGAGGAGGGGCCGACACCTGAAGCCTGAGCGGAGGAGGGGCCGACAACTGACGCCTGAGCGGAGGAAGGTCCGACAACTGAAGCCTGAGCGGAGGAGGGGCAAACAACTGAAGACTGAGCGGAGGAGGGGCCGACAACTGATGCCTGAGCGGAGGAGGGGCCGACAACTGAAGTCTGAGCGGAGGAGGGGCCGACAACTGAAGCCTGAGCGTAGGAGGGGCTGACAACTGAAGCCTGAGTGGAGGAGGGGCCGACAATTGAGGTCTATGTGGAAGAGGAGGCCGACAACTAAAACCTGCACGGGGAGGAGTCTGACAACTAAGGCCTATGCCCTGGAGGAAGCCGATAATTATGGTGGGTGAAAGCTGAATACACTTAGACCTGACCTTTTCCTTTCAGTAATTACTGGACTCATAAAATGAACATCTTCGTATCAGAATTGCAGTTACTCTGACAtatataagtacaccagcctcattaggTCTAAGAATAATATCAgcagtttgcattgtgaaatcaGGTGACAGATCCACGTTGAGCTGCAGTTGCAGGGAGCTGTCCCTTTAAGGAGAATGTATTGGATCTGGATGTAAATAATTAATCTTTATCTGAATGTATCGTCTTTATAACTGACATTTGCGGGATTTCCTCGTGCAGTGCTGATTGTCGTCCACCAGATGGCAGTCCAGGCCTGGAGTTTGTGCATGGACACGATGGCAGCGGCTTCTTTATTAACAGCTTAGGAGTGTGAAATCCCCATCCTGGGGGGGTAAGGTAAGGCAGGCGGCCGGCCCTTGGGGGGTAAGGTAATGCAGGCGGCCGGCCCTGGGGGGAAGGGGGGGGTAAGGTAATGCAGGGAGCCGGCCCTGGGGGGGTAAGGTAAGGCGGCCGGCCCTGGGGGGGGTAAGGTAAGGTAAGGCAGGCGGccggccctggggggggggggggggggggtacggtAAGGCGGCCGGCCCTGGGGGGAGGTAAGGCAGCCGGCCCTGGGGGGAGGTAGGGTAAGGCGGCCTGCCCTGGGTGGAGGTAAGATAGGGCAGCCAGCCCTGTGGGGAGGTAAGGCGGCTGGCCCTGGGGGGAGGTAAGGTAAGGTGGCCGGCCCTGGGGAGGAGAGTAAGGTTTCGGCCCCGGGGGGCATCGAGGCTGTGGCCGGGAATAATGGACGGAGCTGGATGGAAACATTTTCCAGATATCTGGTTATTGTCAATGAATGGGAATTTGGCACTAATCTTATACAGCGGAGTATATGGTACAATGTATCAGCTGGAACACTGCACCCAGTTATTGCATCTGTCAGGAGGGAGAGGAGAATGCTCTGCAGATCCATAGAGGTGAGGGGTGGAATAATCTGTGGAGTATGGggggaaacacagggagaacatccaGATTCATAGCAGATGTcagccttggtgggatttgaacccaggactccagcgctgcaaagcaacaatgctaaccactgagccaccatacagccaaatgttctgcagattattacaccattaTTCTGTCAGGAAGTTTAGAAGTGATGGTTCTCATGTAGCGCaatggaatcaatgatgctatataaacaAATACATATTATTACCAATAATAATGTTCTGCAGGTCagtggtgtaatgctctgcagatatatcACAATCTGGTGGAGGAGTAATGCTCTGCAGGTATCAGGTGGTGAaggagcaatgctctgcagctcagtggagtaatgctctgcaggatatatcactatcaggcagtggaggagcgatgctctgcagctcagtggtgtaatgctctgcaggatatatcactatcaggcagtggaggagcgatgctctgcagctcagtggagtaatgctctgcaggatatatcactgtatcaggcagtggaggagcgatgctctgcagctcagtggtgtaatgctctgcaggatatatcactatatcaggcggtggaggagcgatgctctgcaggtcatTGGTGTAATGCTCCGCAGGTATATCACTATATCAGgtagtggaggagcgatgctctgcaggtcagtggtgtaatgctctgcaggatatatcactatatcaggcggtggaggagcgatgctctgcaggtcagtggtgtaatgctctgcagaaacATCACTATATCAggcggtggaggagcgatgctctgcagctcagtggtgtaatgctctgcaggatatatcactatcagGCGGTGGAGGAGCGATACTCTGCAGCTCagtggtgtaatgctctgcaggtacATCACTATATCAGTCAGTGGAAGAGCGATGTTCTGCAGCTCAGTGAAGTAAtgctctgcaggatatatcactatcaggcggtggaggagcgatgctctgcaggatatatcactatatcaggcggtggaggagcgatgctctgcaggtcagtggtgtaatgctctgcaggtacATCACTATATCAggcggtggaggagcgatgctctgcaggtcagtggtgtaatgctctgcaggatatatcactatatcaggcggtggaggagcgatgctctgcaggtcagtggtgtaatgctctgcaggtacATCACTATATCAggcggtggaggagcgatgctctgcggcCTCATCCCGCGCTCTCACCTCTGGTTGCACAGCTGGCAGGCGAAGCAGTCCAGGTGGTAGACGTTGTCTCTGGCGCGCATCACCATCTCGAAGGCCGGGATCAGTTTACTACACGCAGCGCAGTTTCCAGTGGTTCCAAACAACCTGCAGAGACACAAGCGGAGCCGCACCGTTACCGGACGCCGCGACTCTTGGAGGCACCTGCTCGCCGGCACTTTACTGATtcttaggctttattcacacatcagtgttttatcagaaaaGCCTCAGACACAGGACCAGCATCAGTGTCTGTGACACTTTCCTCTGATTGTAACAGTCCTGGTTTTCActtagaaatcctgacgtgtgaatAAGCCCTAAGTCAGATCAttctactccagtcacatccagagctgcgctcatAGTTCATTTAGTTCATCTATGTTCCACCTCCACTTTAAGTGGCCGCTGTGTACATGCAAATATAATTAGGTGTGTAATATATCAGAGAAatggcttctttctccacttatgagcctctTCTTCCCCTTCTCCCCTGAGTGCACCAATCAGTCTGACTAAAAGCTCAAGTCCATCATGTTCAAACTAATACAGCTACAGCCTGTAAGCTCAGTGATGGAGGAGGCTACACCAGCCTCTGAAGTCTCCGGACAGAGGAGGAGCAGAGCTCACTGAGGGAGGAGGCTACACCGGCCTCTGAAGTCTCCGGACAGAGGAGGAGCAGAGCTCAGTGAGGGAGGAGGCTACACCGGCCTCTGAAGTCTCCGGACAGAGGAGGAGCAGAGCTCACTGAGGGAGGAGGCTACACCAGCCTCTGAAGTCTCCAGACAGAGGAGGAGCAGAGCTCAGTGAGGGAGGAGGCTACACCGGCCTCTGAAGTCTCTGGACAGAGGAGGAGCAGAGCTCAGAGAGGGAGGAGGCTACACCGGCCTCTGAAGTCTCTGGACAGAGGAGGAGCAGAGCTCAGAGAGGGAGGAGGCTACACCGGCCTCTGAAGTCTCCGGACAGAGGAGGAGCAGAGCTCACTGAGGGAGGAGGCTACACCGGCCTCTGAAGTCTCCGGACAGAGGAGGAGCAGAGCTCACTGAGGGAGGAGGCTACACCGGCTTCTGAAGTCTCCCGACAGAGGAGGAGCAGAGCTCACTGAGGGAGGAGGCTACACCGGCCTCTGAAGTCTCCGGACAGAGAAGGAGCAGAGCTCACTGAGGGAGGAGGCTACACCGGCCTCTGAAGTCTCCGGACAGAGGAGGAGCAGAGCTCACTGAGGGAGGAGGCTACACCGGCCTCTGAAGTCTCCGGACAGAGGAGGAGCAGAGCTCACTGAGGGAGGAGGCTACACCAGCCTCTGAAGTCTCCGGACAGAGGAGGAGCAGAGCTCACTGAGGGAGGAGGCTACACCGGCCTCTGAAGTCTCTAGACAGAGGAAGAGCAGAGCTCACTGAGGGAGGAGGCTACACCCGCCTCCGAAGTCTCCGGACAGAGGAGGAGCAGAGCTCAGAGAGGGAGGAGGCTACACCGGCCTCTGAAGTCTCCGGACAGAGGAGGAGCAGAGCTCACTGAGGGAGGAGGCTACACCAGCCTCTGAAGTCTCCGGACAGAGGAGGAGCAGAGCTCACTGAGGGAGGAGGCTACACCGGCCTCTGAAGTCTCCAGACAGAGGAAGAGCAGAGCTCACTGAGGGAGGAGGCTACACCCGCCTCCGAAGTCTCCGGACAGAGGAGGAGCAGAGCTCAGAGAGGGAGGAGGCTACACCGGCCTCTGAAGTCTCCGGACAGAGGAGGAGCAGAGCTCACTGAGGGAGGAGGCTACACCGGCCTCTGAAGTCTCCAGACAGAGGAGGAGCAGAGCTCAGTGAGGGAGGAGGCTACACCGGCCTCTGAAGTCTCCAGACAGAGGAGGAGCAGAGCTCAGTGAGGGAGGAGGCTACACCAGCCTCTGAAGTCTCCGGACAGAGGAGGAGCAGAGCTCACTGAGGGAGGAGGCTACACCGGCCTCTGAAGTCTCCGGACAGAGGAGGAGCAGAGCTCACTGAGGGAGGAGGCTACACCGGCCTCTGAAGTCTCCAGACAGAGGAGCAGAGCTCACTGAGGGAGGAGGCTACACTGGCCTCTGAAGTCTCTAGACAGAGGAAGAGCAGAGCTCACTGAGGGAGGAGGCTACACCGGCCTCTGAAGTCTCCGGACAGAGGAGGAGCAGAGCTCACTGAGGGAGGAGGCTACACCGGCCTCTGAAGTCTCCGGACAGAGGAGAAGCAGAGCTCACTGAGGGAGGAGGTTACACCGGCTTCTGAAGTCTCCGGACAGAGGAGGAGCAGAGCTCACTGAGGGAGTTGGCTACACCGGCCTCTGAAGTCTCCGGACAGAGGAGGAGCAGAGCTCACTGAGGGAGGAGGCTACACCAGCCTCTGAAGTCTCCGGACAGAGGGAAAGAAGAGCTCACTGAGGGAGGAGGCTACACCGGCCTCTGAAGTCTCCGGACAGAGGAGGAGCAGAGCTCACTGAGGGAGGAGACTACACCGGCCTCTGAAGTCTCCGGACAGAGGAGGAGCAGAGCGGCTACACCGGCCTCTGAAGTCTCCAGACAGAGGAGGAGCAGAGCTCACTGAGGGAGGAGGCTACACTGGCCTCTGAAGTCTCTAGACAGAGGAAGAGCAGAGCTCACTGAGGGAGGAGGCTACACCGGCCTCTGAAGTCTCCAGACAGAGGAGGAGCAGACCTCAGTGAGGGAGGAGGCTACACCGGCCTCTGAAGTCTCCGGACAGAGGAGGAGCAGACCTCAGTGAGGGAGGAGGCTACACCGGCCTCTGAAGTCTCCGGACAGAGGAGGAGCAGAGCTCACTGAGGGAGGAGGCTACACCGGCCTCTGAAGTCTCTAGACAGAGGAAGAGCAGAGCTCACTGAGGGAGGAGGCTACAACAACCTCTGAAGTCTCCAGACAGAGGAGGAGCAGAACTCACTGAGGGAGGAGGCTACACCGGCCTCTGAAGTCTCCCGACAGAGGAGGAGCAGAGCGCACTCCACTCACCAGAGAAGCCAAGCACACAGACCGAGCTGCAGCATCGGGTTTACCTCCCTCCAGTGCTGGATGCACAGTGCTTCTCTTGTCCCATCTGCTGTATAATGTTTGTGGTGCAGCTTCTAGGAAGTATTTATTTAAACCCagggctggattcacagctacacttctcAGCATCACTGTATCATGGTcttcatgctgctgctgctgctcctaatGGGTGTTTTAGTGTCAGTGATGGACACACAGCAACAACAATCATTACTGTCTGTGCATGATGTGCAAGGAAGATATCGGAGCAGCTAATctacacccactagctcagagataaTAAAAATAGAGATAATGGAGTATAAGTCttaatagcagaatagtgagtgcagctctggaggtgactggaggataagacacgatgtaacagaatagttagtgcagctctggaggataagacatgatgtaatggcagaatagtgagtgcagctctggaggtgactggaggataagacagatgtaacagcagaatagtgagtgcagctctggaggataagacaatgtaacagaatagtgagtgcagctctggaggtgactggaggataagacagatgtaaaagcagaatagtgagtgcagctctggaggataagacaatgcaacagaatagtgagtgcagctctggaggtgactggaggataagacatgatgtaacagcagaatagtgagtacagctctggaggtgactggaggataagacagatgtaacagcagaatagtgagtgcagctctggaggataagacaatgtaacagaatagtgagtgcagctctggaggataagacagatgtaacagcagaatagtgagtgcagctctggaggataagacaatgtaacagaatagtgagtgcagctctggaggtgactggaggataagacagatgtaacagcagaatagtgagtgcagctctggaggataagacaatgtaacagaatagtgagtgcagctctggaggtgactggaggataagacagatgtaaaagcagaatagtgagtgcagctctggaggataagacaatgtaacagaatagtgagtgcagctctggaggtgactggaggataagacagatgtaacagcagaatagtgagtgcagctctggaggataagacaatgtaacagaatagtgagtgcagctctggaggtgactggaggataagacagatgttacagcagaatagtgagtgcagctctggaggataagacacatgtaacattagtgagtgcagctcttttcTAACAAGCGAGTTCCATAATTTGTAAATAATAGACAGAGACCACCCCTCGCCATATGTAATGATGGCCCCTGAGGTTTCGGCGTCCTCTGCAGTCGCACCAGTAATCGTTCCATCCTGACATAACGGATCTCAGTAATTATTTCTTCTTTGTTTTGGTCCTGATATGACTGATACGGTTTTTGATACTCTGAATCTTAGTCCTGAGGACACGGAGGAATACGAGTCCTGGATTCCATGTGGCTGGAAGGTTCGGTGCAGGGACCTCGACGTCATTTGTTTTGTATCATTGGATCTTGTTATAAAAGACACAATCTGCCTGGAAATACGAGTGAGCGCAGAATGTTGTCCGGCAGCGCCGCAGCCGTGAGTGACAGCACAGAGCGCCGTACCAATCCGGAGCGACCGCGCCCTGCGGAGCCCATCGTTCAGCCGGGGGAACGGT from Ranitomeya imitator isolate aRanImi1 chromosome 9, aRanImi1.pri, whole genome shotgun sequence encodes:
- the LMO1 gene encoding rhombotin-1 isoform X3, whose protein sequence is MLSVQPKGKQKGCAGCNRKIKDRYLLKALDKYWHEDCLKCACCDCRLGEVGSTLYTKANLILCRRDYLRLFGTTGNCAACSKLIPAFEMVMRARDNVYHLDCFACQLCNQRFCVGDKFFLKNNMILCQMDYEEGQLNGSFESQVQ